One window of the Pyrus communis chromosome 17, drPyrComm1.1, whole genome shotgun sequence genome contains the following:
- the LOC137723297 gene encoding kinesin-like protein KIN-5B gives MAITPDQTRKVGMGLSPSPSPFLTPRPERRRKTLEYNPNRQDKDKEVNVQVLLRCRPLSDEEQKLNIQKVVSCNEQKREVTVMQSLNNKQVDKLFTFDRVFGPKAQQKSIYEQAISPIVNEALEGFNCTVFAYGQTGTGKTYTMEGGMRNKSGNLPTEAGVIPRAVRQIFDTLEAQDADYSVKVTFLEIYNEEITDLLAPDENPRTADDRQKKSISLMEDGKGCVIVRGLEEEYVYSVNEIYTLLERGSAKRRTADTLLNKRSSRSHSVFSITVLIKEATVGDEELIKCGKINLVDLAGSENISRSGAREGRAREAGEINKSLLTLGRVINALVEHSTHIPYRDSKLTRLLRDSLGGKTKTCIIATISPTASCMDETLSTLDYAYRAKNIKNKPEANQKMSKPVLLKELYSEIERMKEDIRAAREKNGVYIPHERFVQDEAEKKARIERIEQLENDLNLTEKQAESFRDLYISEQEQKLDLQSELKDCKINLDNCNKALLELQEDYQTATSTLKEKEHIISKMLVSENLLIGRAKELRSDLKNASEEMNSLYEKLDQKDKMEEENQSFVLTFGSQLDRSLKDLHKIILGSVSQQQYQLRCMEEHVQSYLASKCDAAQVLESRIKKITKTYSSGVTTLKELTNMLQKKASSDLTQINAKTLSHTEAVEKFLETAVKEANEVIQDIQHSLDEQKQLLAFSTQQQEEGLQRSLMSAEVISKAAGNFFDDLHDRACQVMRNLEETQIQRVNQLVNFEKMFKEEACREEKHAMEKIAVIIGTLTSKKAFMVSEASTNIQEKSKEDNTRLQRAIFNMQQVARDARTELSEYFGKVECDFMKDTFSAVESQAIMENCLQECSERVGYSGKQWENAQSAINTLNQNSAANIESTVKENISANHSAHEKFVSASSRVDSDFNALAADTLSCVNDSLMLDYVKTKEIDSMTAVCVDQLKSVQEKHGDGVSTIRNQAEKCFVEDYLVEKHAGATKKQVIAIPSLESIEEMRSSVEVKEDGSSDIKLKRSQMESKMPGPRTPFADVN, from the exons ATGGCAATCACCCCTGATCAGACAAGGAAAGTTGGGATGGGGCTGTCACCATCCCCATCTCCTTTTCTTACTCCTCGTCCCGAAAGGCGGCGCAAAACGCTTGAGTACAATCCAAATCGTCAAGACAAGGATAAAGAGGTTAATGTGCAAGTTCTTCTCAGATGCAG GCCTTTAAGTGATGAAGAGCAGAAGTTGAATATCCAGAAGGTGGTATCCTGTAATGAACAGAAAAGAGAGGTCACTGTTATGCAAAGTCTAAATAACAAGCAAGTAGATAAACTGTTCACTTTTGACAGG GTTTTTGGGCCAAAAGCACAGCAAAAATCAATATATGAGCAAGCCATTTCCCCGATAGTTAATGAAGCTCTCGAGGGATTCAACTGCACTGTTTTCGCTTATGGGCAGACGGGAACTGGTAAAACTTACACAATGGAGGGCGGGATGAGAAATAAG AGTGGCAATTTGCCTACTGAAGCTGGTGTTATTCCACGGGCTGTTCGTCAAATTTTTGATACACTTGAAGCACAAGATGCTGACTATAGTGTGAAAGTGACGTTCTTGGAAATATATAATGAAGAAATAACTGATTTACTAGCACCCGACGAGAATCCAAGAACTGCAGACGACAGGCAAAAGAAATCTATTTCGTTGATGGAGGATGGAAAGGGTTGTGTGATCGTAAGAGGCCTTGAAGAAGAATATGTATATAGTGTAAATGAAATTTATACTCTATTGGAACGAGGGTCTGCCAAGAGGCGTACAGCAGACACTCTGTTGAACAAGCGCAGTAG tCGCTCTCATTCTGTATTTTCCATTACTGTCCTCATAAAAGAAGCAACAGTTGGAGATGAGGAGCTAATTAAATGTGGCAAAATTAATCTTGTGGATCTGGCAGGATCGGAAAACATATCTCGTTCAGGTGCACGAGAG GGACGTGCAAGAGAAGCAGGGGAAATAAATAAGAGCTTGCTCACTCTGGGCCGTGTCATAAATGCACTAGTGGAACATTCCACTCATATACCTTACAG GGACAGTAAGCTTACAAGACTTTTAAGAGATTCTTTGGgaggaaaaacaaaaacctgCATCATTGCCACAATTTCTCCAACTGCTTCATGCATGGATGAAACTCTAAGCACACTGGATTATGCCTATCGTGCCaagaacattaaaaacaaaCCCGAG GCAAACCAGAAAATGTCAAAACCTGTGCTGCTAAAGGAATTGTATTCAGAGATTGAGAGAATGAAAGAAG ATATTCGAGCGGCACGGGAAAAGAATGGTGTTTATATTCCGCATGAAAGATTTGTCCAGGATGAAGCTGAAAAAAAG GCTAGGATTGAGAGAATAGAGCAATTGGAGAATGACCTCAACCTCACAGAAAAG CAAGCGGAAAGTTTTCGTGATCTCTATATCAGCGAACAAGAACAGAAGCTGGATTTACAAAGTGAGCTCAAGGACTGCAAG ATAAATCTGGATAACTGTAACAAGGCTCTGCTTGAACTTCAAGAGGATTACCAAACAGCCACCTCAACCTTGAAAGAGAAGGAGCACATCATCTCCAAAATGCTAGTCTCAG AAAATCTCTTAATTGGACGGGCAAAGGAGTTGCGCAGTGATTTGAAGAATGCATCAGAGGAAATGAATTCCCTCTATGAAAAATTAG ATCAGAAAGACAAGATGGAAGAAGAAAATCAGAGCTTTGTTTTGACATTTGGTTCTCAACTTGATCGGAGCTTGAAAGACCTACATAAGATCATCCTGGGGTCTGTTTCTCAACAGCAGTATCAACTAAGATGCATGGAGGAACATGTTCAGTCATACCTTGCGAGTAAATGTGAT GCAGCACAGGTACTGGAATCCAGGATTAAGAAGATAACAAAGACATATAGTTCTGGAGTAACAACCTTGAAGGAGCTGACCAACATGCTGCAAAAGAAAGCATCATCTGACCTGACCCAAATAAATGCTAAGACATTATCACATACAGAGGCTGTTGAGAAG TTTCTTGAAACTGCGGTTAAGGAAGCCAACGAGGTCATCCAAGATATTCAGCACTCTCTTGATGAGCAGAAACAGCTATTGGCTTTCTCCACTCAACAACAAGAGGAG GGATTGCAAAGAAGCTTGATGTCAGCAGAAGTAATTTCGAAGGCCGCTGGTAACTTTTTTGATGACCTCCATGACCGCGCTTGTCAAGTTATGAGAAATCTTGAAGAAACCCAAATTCAACGAGTCAACCAATTGGTGAATTTTGAGAAGATGTTTAAG GAAGAAGCTTGTAGAGAGGAAAAACATGCTATGGAAAAAATTGCAGTAATTATTGGAACATTGACATCTAAGAAAGCCTTTATG gtaTCGGAGGCATCAACCAACATCCAGGAAAAGAGTAAAGAAGACAACACCAGGTTGCAAAGGGCAATCTTTAACATGCAACAAGTGGCAAGGGATGCTAGGACGGAATTGAGCGAATATTTCGGAAAGGTGGAATGTGATTTTATGAAAGACACATTCTCAGCGGTTGAATCTCAGGCAATCATGGAAAACTGCCTCCAAGAGTG CTCAGAGAGAGTGGGTTACTCTGGGAAACAGTGGGAAAATGCCCAGTCAGCCATAAATACTCTTAATCAGAACAGTGCTGCAAATATCGAATCCACTGTGAA GGAAAATATCTCTGCGAACCATTCTGCACATGAAAAGTTTGTTTCTGCATCTTCCCGTGTGGATTCAGATTTCAACGCTTTAGCCGCCGACACATTGTCATGCGTTAATG ATTCGCTAATGCTGGACTATGTAAAGACAAAGGAAATAGACTCCATGACGGCTGTGTGCGTTGATCAGCTTAAATCAGTACAAGAAAAGCATGGTGATGGCGTATCAACTATACGAAATCAagcggaaaagtgctttgtagAAGATTATTTG GTGGAGAAGCATGCTGGTGCGACCAAGAAACAAGTCATTGCTATCCCCAGCTTGGAATCTATCGAGGAGATGAGAAGCTCTGTCGAAGTCAAAGAAGACGGTTCATCTGATATCAAATTAAAACGGAGCCAAATGGAAAGCAAGATGCCGGGTCCTAGAACTCCTTTCGCGGATGTCAACTGA
- the LOC137723764 gene encoding zinc finger protein ZAT11-like, whose amino-acid sequence MMRDMRGEELGFGLKGLDMAKCLMLPSFGMETKFKTCSNDVFECKTCNRTFTSFQALGGHRASHKRPRTSMSRDDEDRKDEREKGNDKSMVMNKKAKTHECSICGLEFGMGQALGGHMRRHRASNMDMASFSYAPSAVTSKIPVLTRSSSKRVMSLEMDLNLTPLENDLKLLFGKMAPKVDAFVS is encoded by the coding sequence ATGATGAGAGATATGAGAGGagaagaattagggtttggatTAAAGGGTTTGGACATGGCAAAGTGTCTAATGCTACCATCATTTGGCATGGAGACCAAGTTCAAAACATGTTCAAACGATGTGTTCGAGTGCAAAACTTGCAACCGTACGTTCACGTCGTTCCAAGCTCTCGGCGGTCACAGGGCAAGCCACAAGAGGCCGAGAACATCGATGAGTCGTGATGATGAAGACCGTAAAGATGAACGTGAAAAGGGAAACGACAAGTCCATGGTTATGAACAAGAAGGCTAAAACTCACGAGTGCTCGATATGTGGATTGGAGTTTGGCATGGGACAAGCCTTGGGTGGTCATATGAGGAGGCACAGAGCTTCTAATATGGACATGGCCAGTTTTTCTTATGCTCCTTCAGCTGTCACTTCGAAGATTCCAGTATTGACAAGGTCGAGTAGTAAGAGGGTCATGAGCTTGGAGATGGATTTGAACTTGACACCGTTGGAGAATGACTTAAAATTGTTGTTCGGGAAGATGGCACCAAAAGTTGATGCTTTTGTATCATAA